One Bacteroidota bacterium genomic window carries:
- the plsY gene encoding glycerol-3-phosphate 1-O-acyltransferase PlsY translates to MSLIFKLLLVLGAYLLGSIPSSVWIGRRFYNTDVREHGSGNAGFSNTVRVLGWKAGLPVFLMDILKGYLAVSLAYIPADVVPGSISFINMQLLLGAASVLGHIFPVYVGFKGGKGVATLLGLLLAIQPQVTLICIGIFVVIFFTTRYVSLSSMAAGIAFPILNIFVFHTTTISLVIFSMIVSLVLLMTHQKNIERLLNREESRAKIIRRRNR, encoded by the coding sequence ATGTCATTGATTTTTAAGTTATTATTGGTTTTAGGGGCCTATCTTTTAGGCTCAATTCCTTCTTCGGTATGGATTGGCAGAAGGTTTTACAACACCGATGTTCGTGAACATGGCAGTGGTAATGCCGGTTTTTCTAATACTGTAAGAGTACTTGGTTGGAAAGCCGGATTACCTGTTTTTCTGATGGACATTCTGAAGGGTTACCTTGCAGTGAGTTTAGCCTATATTCCAGCCGATGTGGTTCCCGGTAGTATCTCTTTTATTAACATGCAACTCTTGCTTGGTGCAGCGAGCGTGTTGGGTCATATTTTTCCGGTATACGTAGGTTTCAAAGGAGGAAAAGGTGTTGCTACTCTTTTGGGGTTATTGCTTGCAATACAACCTCAGGTAACGCTAATTTGTATTGGAATATTTGTAGTAATTTTTTTTACTACCCGTTATGTATCTCTCAGCTCTATGGCTGCTGGCATTGCCTTTCCGATACTAAATATCTTTGTGTTTCATACCACTACAATTTCGTTGGTTATTTTCTCCATGATTGTTTCGCTGGTATTGCTTATGACACATCAGAAAAACATCGAAAGGCTTTTAAACCGCGAAGAGTCGAGGGCAAAGATTATCCGTCGCAGGAATCGATAA
- the prmA gene encoding 50S ribosomal protein L11 methyltransferase, with protein sequence MKYTAINIEISEPNGEKQEILVAILDSLGFEGITETTTGAVGYISSLQYDRDMLELSLAGVKDTLHAKIVHEEPVEEKNWNEEWEKNFKPVIVDHRCAIRAPFHEQFRNMEYVITLSPKMAFGTGHHETTSLMLSAILNMDLVGKRVLDMGCGTAVLAILAAMRGAKEVVAIDNDKWAYENALENIAVNAVKVEVIPGGAEVIPVKEFDTILANINRNILIEQSANYVRALNDCGQLFVSGFLAEDVEIIEATFVDLGLTPVNHQSMGNWQMLEFVK encoded by the coding sequence ATGAAATACACAGCCATTAATATAGAAATCAGCGAACCCAACGGAGAAAAGCAGGAGATACTTGTGGCCATTCTCGATTCTCTGGGTTTCGAGGGCATAACCGAAACAACCACAGGTGCTGTGGGCTATATTTCTTCTCTACAATACGACCGAGATATGCTCGAATTATCACTTGCCGGGGTAAAAGATACCCTGCATGCCAAAATTGTTCACGAAGAACCAGTGGAGGAAAAGAACTGGAACGAAGAGTGGGAGAAAAATTTCAAGCCGGTAATAGTAGACCACCGTTGTGCCATCAGGGCACCTTTTCACGAGCAGTTCCGGAACATGGAATACGTGATTACACTTTCGCCCAAAATGGCTTTTGGCACCGGGCACCACGAAACCACCAGCCTGATGCTCTCTGCCATTTTAAATATGGATCTTGTCGGTAAAAGAGTGCTCGATATGGGTTGCGGAACTGCAGTGCTGGCTATTCTTGCAGCTATGCGCGGGGCCAAAGAAGTAGTTGCTATCGACAACGATAAATGGGCCTATGAAAATGCTCTGGAGAATATAGCGGTCAATGCTGTTAAAGTGGAAGTTATTCCTGGTGGTGCGGAAGTTATTCCGGTAAAAGAGTTTGATACCATACTGGCCAATATCAACCGCAACATATTAATTGAGCAATCGGCCAATTATGTGAGGGCGCTGAACGATTGCGGGCAATTGTTTGTAAGTGGTTTTCTGGCAGAAGATGTGGAAATAATCGAAGCCACTTTTGTCGATTTGGGCCTCACGCCTGTCAACCACCAGTCGATGGGCAACTGGCAGATGCTGGAGTTTGTAAAATAA
- the pckA gene encoding phosphoenolpyruvate carboxykinase (ATP) — MLTPKDLEAYGIKNVSEVVHNPSFDVLYEEELKPGLEGYEKGYPTELGAVNVMTGVFTGRSPKDKYIVMDDTTRDTIWWTNPVSPNDNKPVSKEVWQELKENSAKQLSGKRLFIVDTFCGANADSRLKVRFIMEVAWQAHFVTNMFIRPTQEELKSYGNPDFVVLNASKTTNSKYKEHSLNSEVYTVFNLTERMQVIGGSWYGGEMKKGIFAMMNYFLPLNGMASMHCSANKGKTGDVAIFFGLSGTGKTTLSTDPNRELIGDDEHGWDDEGIFNFEGGCYAKTINLDKDAEPDIFRAIRRDALLENVTVDKDGKIDFTDGSVTENTRVSYPIYHIDNIVRPVSKAGHANKVIFLSADAFGVLPPVSKLTLEQTKYHFLSGFTAKLAGTERGITQPQPTFSACFGKAFLSLHPTKYGEELVKKMQQHGAEAYLVNTGWNGTGKRISIKDTRGIIDAILNGSIEKAKTKLIPIFNLEVPIELPGVDSKILDPRDTYSRSSDWEERAKDLASRFIKNFIQYTDNEEGKALVKAGPQL; from the coding sequence ATGCTCACACCCAAAGACCTTGAGGCCTACGGAATAAAGAATGTTTCAGAAGTAGTGCATAACCCTTCATTTGATGTGCTTTATGAGGAAGAATTAAAACCCGGACTGGAAGGATATGAAAAGGGATATCCTACTGAACTTGGTGCTGTTAACGTGATGACAGGTGTATTTACCGGTCGCTCCCCTAAAGATAAATACATTGTAATGGACGATACCACCAGGGATACTATCTGGTGGACCAACCCGGTTTCGCCCAACGATAATAAACCTGTATCGAAAGAGGTATGGCAGGAATTGAAAGAAAACTCGGCGAAACAACTTTCGGGGAAAAGACTCTTTATTGTCGACACATTTTGTGGAGCCAATGCCGATAGTCGATTGAAAGTACGCTTTATTATGGAGGTGGCCTGGCAGGCTCACTTTGTAACCAACATGTTTATAAGGCCCACACAGGAAGAATTAAAAAGTTATGGAAACCCTGATTTTGTTGTGCTTAATGCATCAAAAACTACCAATAGCAAGTATAAAGAACATAGCTTGAACTCGGAAGTATACACCGTATTTAACCTTACCGAGCGCATGCAGGTAATTGGCGGATCGTGGTATGGTGGCGAAATGAAAAAAGGTATTTTTGCCATGATGAATTATTTTCTTCCGCTCAACGGTATGGCTTCGATGCACTGTTCTGCTAATAAAGGTAAAACGGGAGATGTGGCGATCTTTTTTGGCTTATCGGGGACAGGTAAAACTACCTTGTCTACAGATCCGAATCGCGAGTTGATTGGCGATGATGAGCATGGCTGGGATGATGAGGGCATATTTAATTTTGAAGGTGGGTGTTATGCTAAAACCATTAACCTTGACAAAGATGCAGAACCTGATATTTTCAGGGCCATACGTCGCGATGCCCTTCTCGAGAATGTGACTGTTGACAAGGATGGAAAGATTGATTTTACCGATGGTTCAGTCACTGAGAATACACGCGTTTCATATCCGATTTACCATATCGATAATATTGTGCGTCCGGTATCAAAAGCCGGACATGCAAATAAAGTGATTTTTCTGAGTGCCGATGCTTTTGGTGTACTGCCTCCTGTTTCGAAGTTAACACTTGAGCAGACGAAATACCATTTTCTGTCTGGGTTTACAGCAAAACTGGCAGGTACCGAACGAGGCATTACTCAACCCCAGCCAACCTTCTCGGCCTGTTTTGGCAAGGCATTTCTTTCTCTGCACCCCACCAAATATGGCGAAGAGCTTGTAAAAAAAATGCAACAACACGGTGCTGAGGCTTATCTTGTAAACACTGGATGGAATGGAACCGGTAAACGTATTTCTATCAAAGACACCCGCGGAATTATCGATGCGATACTGAATGGAAGCATTGAAAAGGCCAAAACAAAGCTAATTCCAATTTTTAATTTGGAAGTACCCATAGAACTCCCTGGCGTGGATAGCAAAATTCTCGATCCACGAGATACTTATTCAAGATCGTCCGATTGGGAAGAAAGAGCCAAAGACCTGGCCTCACGTTTTATTAAAAACTTTATTCAATACACCGATAACGAAGAAGGAAAAGCACTGGTTAAGGCTGGGCCTCAACTTTAG
- a CDS encoding TIGR00159 family protein, whose product MLLFINIRIIDIVDILLVAFIMYQIYFLIRGTVAFSIFIGILSILFLYFFVDLLQMKLLSTILGTLIGGGAIAIIILFQQELRRFLVYLVTRYFPQGRFSLTHLLHRKMHPKNEFELASIQKACLNMSRSRTGALIVLARSSSLELYVETGDIINAQISSRLIESIFMKNGPLHDGAIIIANNRIAAARCILPFTNKTELSPVYGMRHRAGLGISENTDALVIIVSEERGKISIAEHGQLLPAIKEDELLDILATKFAPAPLQTA is encoded by the coding sequence ATGCTTCTATTCATTAACATACGTATTATCGATATTGTCGATATTCTGCTGGTGGCATTTATCATGTATCAGATATATTTCCTGATCAGGGGGACAGTGGCCTTTAGCATTTTTATAGGGATCCTATCTATTCTATTTCTCTATTTTTTTGTCGACCTGCTTCAAATGAAATTGCTATCCACTATCCTTGGTACTCTTATTGGAGGAGGGGCTATTGCGATAATTATCCTCTTTCAACAGGAGTTACGGCGTTTCTTGGTGTATTTAGTAACACGTTATTTCCCCCAGGGACGATTTTCACTCACTCATTTACTTCATCGGAAAATGCATCCCAAAAATGAATTTGAATTAGCTTCAATTCAAAAGGCCTGCCTCAATATGTCGCGAAGCAGAACTGGGGCTTTGATTGTACTTGCCCGTAGTTCATCCTTAGAACTATATGTAGAAACCGGCGATATTATTAATGCCCAGATATCGAGCAGACTGATTGAGAGTATTTTTATGAAGAACGGTCCCTTGCATGATGGTGCCATTATTATTGCAAACAACAGAATTGCAGCTGCCCGTTGCATACTCCCTTTTACCAACAAAACAGAGCTTTCGCCTGTATACGGCATGAGGCATCGTGCAGGGCTAGGCATAAGCGAAAATACCGATGCCCTGGTGATCATCGTTTCGGAAGAACGAGGAAAAATATCCATTGCCGAGCATGGGCAACTACTGCCGGCAATAAAGGAAGATGAACTTTTAGATATTCTGGCTACCAAGTTTGCCCCGGCACCTTTACAAACTGCTTAG
- a CDS encoding DoxX family protein — MKAIRNFSRIIIALLFIFSGFVKAIDPLGSTYKFSDYFEAFGMGYLSPMALFLAVLLSTAELVIGLNLLMGVVMRYTATILLVFLSFFTLLTLIVALTNPVTDCGCFGDALVLTNWQTFWKNIVFMVPTLVIFFNRKRFRPITSLAGEWGMILVFTLSSLLISIYNYRNLPAIDFRPYKIGTHIPSSMEIPEGAPRDEYENIFIYEKQGKRQEFAVENIPYSDTNWKYVDRKTTLIKKGYQPPIHDFSIVTTEGQDITDSVLYQSDYVLLVIAHNLSKANEKALRDINTLAGKVKGKGIEVYGMSATTGSSLQTLNDKYKFNYNFHTTDEITLKTIIRSNPGVVLLKDGVILNKWHYRNLPDAQSLAKNTLSTSIKEIQQAKRSASIRVSLLSLLSLVTVLLLLVRIEKQ, encoded by the coding sequence ATGAAGGCTATCAGAAATTTTTCGCGAATAATTATTGCACTTCTTTTTATTTTTTCGGGATTTGTAAAGGCAATCGACCCGCTGGGTTCAACCTATAAATTTTCTGATTATTTCGAAGCGTTTGGTATGGGATACCTTTCTCCAATGGCACTTTTTCTGGCTGTGTTGTTAAGCACTGCCGAACTGGTAATCGGGCTCAACCTGCTCATGGGGGTGGTGATGCGCTACACTGCTACAATTTTATTGGTGTTCTTGTCTTTCTTTACCCTGCTCACACTCATTGTTGCCCTTACCAACCCGGTAACAGATTGCGGATGTTTTGGCGATGCACTGGTGCTTACCAATTGGCAAACCTTTTGGAAAAACATTGTTTTTATGGTGCCAACACTGGTTATCTTTTTCAACCGCAAGCGCTTCAGGCCAATTACCTCCCTGGCTGGCGAATGGGGTATGATACTGGTATTTACCTTATCAAGTCTGTTAATCTCGATTTATAACTATCGAAATCTTCCTGCCATCGATTTCAGGCCATATAAAATAGGCACCCACATTCCATCGTCCATGGAAATACCCGAAGGAGCGCCCAGGGATGAATACGAGAATATTTTTATTTATGAAAAACAAGGCAAAAGGCAAGAGTTTGCAGTAGAAAATATTCCTTACTCCGACACAAATTGGAAATATGTCGACCGCAAAACTACCTTGATAAAAAAGGGTTACCAGCCACCCATCCACGACTTTTCTATTGTAACTACAGAAGGACAGGATATTACCGATTCGGTGTTGTATCAATCTGATTATGTATTGCTTGTGATCGCGCACAATTTGAGTAAAGCCAACGAAAAGGCCCTTCGTGATATCAACACTCTTGCCGGAAAGGTAAAGGGAAAAGGAATTGAAGTGTATGGAATGTCGGCTACAACGGGCAGTTCTCTGCAAACACTCAATGACAAGTATAAGTTTAATTACAATTTTCATACAACCGACGAAATTACCCTTAAAACCATTATACGGTCGAACCCCGGAGTGGTATTGTTGAAAGACGGGGTAATTCTAAATAAGTGGCATTATCGTAACCTGCCAGATGCGCAGAGTTTGGCGAAAAACACACTTTCTACTTCCATAAAGGAGATACAACAAGCCAAGCGCAGTGCAAGTATCAGGGTTTCTTTGCTATCGTTGCTGTCGTTGGTTACTGTATTGTTACTTTTGGTGCGGATAGAGAAACAATAA
- a CDS encoding 3-phosphoglycerate dehydrogenase: MTKVLLATDKPFAASAVDGIKEICSDAGYELVMLEKYKSKEELLAAVKNVDAMIVRSDIVDKDVIASASQLKIVVRAGAGYDNIDLAAASAKNVVVMNTPGQNSNAVAELGIGMLIYLNRNGFNGSSGTELRSKKLGLHAYGHIGKIMAQIGKGLGMKVYAHDPFVDRVIIENDGVVCEENVSDLYRKCQYIAVNLPATEKTKGFIDSDLLMLMPEGATLLNTARKEIVNEADLLRMFADRKDFRYVTDVAPDCSAELEAKYQGRYFATPKKMGAQTEEANINAGLAAARQIVSFIANGDTTYKVNK, encoded by the coding sequence ATGACAAAAGTACTTTTAGCAACCGATAAACCTTTTGCAGCCTCAGCTGTAGATGGAATAAAAGAAATATGCAGCGATGCCGGTTATGAACTGGTTATGCTCGAAAAATACAAATCGAAAGAGGAGTTATTAGCCGCCGTAAAAAATGTAGATGCCATGATCGTTCGCAGCGACATTGTCGATAAAGATGTGATTGCTTCGGCCTCGCAGCTTAAAATAGTTGTGCGTGCCGGTGCTGGTTACGATAACATTGACCTGGCGGCAGCTTCAGCAAAAAATGTAGTAGTAATGAACACCCCCGGTCAAAACTCCAACGCAGTGGCAGAACTGGGAATAGGCATGCTTATTTATTTAAACCGGAACGGATTTAACGGTAGTTCCGGAACTGAATTGCGCAGCAAAAAGTTGGGTCTGCATGCTTATGGTCATATCGGAAAAATTATGGCTCAGATCGGTAAGGGTCTTGGCATGAAAGTGTATGCCCATGATCCTTTTGTAGATCGAGTAATTATTGAGAATGATGGAGTTGTATGTGAAGAAAACGTATCTGACTTGTACAGAAAATGTCAATATATCGCTGTAAACCTCCCTGCCACCGAAAAAACTAAAGGATTTATCGATAGCGATCTCCTGATGTTAATGCCAGAAGGGGCTACCTTGCTCAATACCGCGCGAAAAGAGATTGTTAACGAGGCCGATTTGTTACGTATGTTTGCCGACCGGAAAGACTTCAGGTATGTAACCGATGTGGCTCCTGACTGTAGTGCTGAACTTGAAGCAAAATACCAGGGTCGCTATTTTGCTACCCCAAAAAAAATGGGTGCCCAAACCGAAGAGGCTAATATCAATGCAGGACTGGCAGCTGCCAGGCAAATAGTGTCTTTTATTGCAAATGGCGATACCACCTACAAGGTTAATAAATAA
- a CDS encoding triose-phosphate isomerase: MRKKIVAGNWKCNTTLQEGIQLATEVEKLYTEKGDKNVVVVLGTPFTHLTEVVKFTKNVAVSAQNCAAEASGAYTGEVSAQMIKSVGAAYVILGHSERREYYGETSAILNKKVALALANGLTPIYCCGEALDIRESGKQNAYVINQLKETVFQLSEADFRKIVIAYEPIWAIGTGKTASSEQAQEMHKALREAISAQYGAAVANDTSILYGGSCKASNAPELFANADVDGGLIGGASLKADEFLGIVNAF, from the coding sequence ATGAGAAAAAAAATTGTAGCCGGAAATTGGAAATGCAATACCACCCTGCAAGAAGGTATTCAACTTGCCACCGAAGTAGAAAAGCTTTATACCGAAAAGGGCGATAAAAATGTAGTGGTAGTGTTGGGTACTCCCTTTACACACCTTACCGAGGTAGTAAAATTTACTAAAAATGTGGCCGTATCGGCACAAAACTGTGCCGCCGAAGCATCGGGTGCTTATACCGGAGAAGTATCGGCCCAGATGATAAAATCTGTCGGAGCAGCTTATGTAATACTGGGACATAGCGAACGACGTGAGTATTATGGCGAAACCAGCGCCATTTTGAATAAAAAAGTTGCCTTAGCCCTTGCCAATGGCTTAACCCCCATTTATTGCTGTGGCGAAGCATTGGATATTCGCGAAAGCGGCAAGCAAAACGCTTATGTAATCAATCAGTTGAAAGAAACTGTTTTTCAATTGTCTGAAGCCGATTTCAGGAAGATTGTGATTGCCTATGAACCTATTTGGGCCATTGGCACAGGCAAGACTGCAAGCTCAGAACAAGCCCAGGAAATGCACAAAGCCCTTCGCGAAGCCATCAGCGCACAATATGGTGCGGCTGTTGCCAACGACACCTCGATACTCTATGGCGGAAGCTGCAAAGCCTCCAATGCTCCCGAATTATTTGCCAATGCCGATGTGGACGGTGGCCTGATTGGTGGTGCATCTCTTAAAGCCGATGAGTTTTTAGGCATTGTCAATGCATTCTAA
- the serC gene encoding 3-phosphoserine/phosphohydroxythreonine transaminase codes for MKKHNFNAGPSILSEYAIQETAKGVLNLNGSGLSILEVSHRSKEFIAIMDEAVNLVRELLDVPQSHSVVFLHGGASLQFCMVPYNLLSKKAAYLDTGEWASKAIKEAKLFGDVEVVASSKDKTYNYIPKNFVIPTDADYFHITTNNTIFGTEIKKDLDVSIPLVADASSDIMSRPFDISKYAILYAGAQKNIGPAGVSLAIVRNDVLGKVERSIPTMLNYKTHIDQGSMFNTPSCLPVYSSMLNLRWLKNEGGLQAAYKRNLAKANLLYDEIERNKVFVATVPNAEDRSIMNVTFVMASEYAEKEAEFLALATSKGIDGIKGHRSVGGFRASIYNAMPISSVQVLVDAMKEFEAKL; via the coding sequence ATGAAGAAACACAATTTTAACGCAGGGCCATCTATTCTTTCCGAATATGCTATTCAGGAAACAGCCAAAGGAGTATTAAACCTTAACGGCAGTGGGCTTTCCATTCTGGAAGTGTCGCACCGATCGAAAGAGTTTATTGCTATTATGGATGAGGCTGTAAACCTGGTGCGCGAACTACTTGATGTACCACAAAGCCATTCGGTAGTGTTTCTTCACGGTGGTGCTAGTTTGCAATTCTGTATGGTGCCTTATAACTTACTTAGTAAAAAGGCTGCCTATCTCGATACTGGAGAATGGGCTTCGAAAGCAATTAAAGAAGCCAAACTATTTGGTGATGTAGAAGTGGTGGCTTCCTCGAAAGATAAAACCTATAACTACATTCCCAAAAATTTCGTGATTCCTACCGATGCGGATTATTTCCACATTACAACCAACAACACAATATTCGGTACAGAAATTAAGAAAGATTTGGATGTATCCATTCCACTTGTCGCAGACGCTTCGTCGGATATTATGAGTCGTCCTTTCGATATTTCGAAATATGCCATCTTATATGCTGGTGCGCAGAAAAATATAGGACCCGCCGGAGTGTCGTTGGCCATTGTCCGTAACGATGTTTTGGGCAAAGTTGAACGCAGTATTCCTACGATGCTTAATTACAAAACCCATATCGACCAGGGATCGATGTTTAATACTCCATCGTGCCTACCGGTCTATTCGTCCATGTTGAACCTTCGCTGGCTTAAAAATGAAGGTGGTTTACAGGCAGCATACAAAAGGAATTTAGCCAAGGCCAACCTGCTCTATGACGAAATCGAACGGAACAAAGTTTTTGTTGCCACAGTGCCCAATGCCGAAGACCGCTCGATTATGAATGTAACCTTTGTGATGGCATCCGAATACGCAGAAAAAGAAGCCGAATTCCTTGCGCTTGCTACTTCTAAAGGTATTGATGGAATTAAAGGACATCGTTCTGTGGGAGGATTCAGGGCATCTATTTACAATGCAATGCCTATCAGCAGCGTGCAGGTATTGGTAGATGCGATGAAAGAATTTGAAGCCAAGTTATAA
- the tmk gene encoding dTMP kinase: protein MKFIVIEGLDGSGKTTQLNLVEEYFKAKKIKSKFLHFPRTDAPFFGELISRFLRGELGAIDKVDPYVVAMLYAGDRQDASEMIRNWLNQGYAVIADRYLYSNIAFQCAKLTDLAEKKKLAHWIKDLEYNHYKIPVPDLNLFLKVPFEFTRNSLLNKRNGSDRDYLLGNQDIHEADLEFQKKVREVYLWQIKENSDFLEIDCTDQAHNMLKPQEVFSKIKSQIDQTLDQTKLKKST from the coding sequence ATGAAATTTATTGTGATAGAGGGGCTCGATGGATCTGGAAAAACTACACAGCTTAACCTGGTAGAGGAGTATTTTAAGGCAAAAAAGATAAAATCTAAGTTTCTTCACTTTCCACGAACCGATGCACCATTTTTTGGTGAGCTGATTTCGCGGTTTTTAAGGGGCGAACTGGGAGCCATTGACAAGGTTGATCCCTATGTGGTGGCTATGCTCTATGCAGGTGACAGGCAAGATGCCTCGGAGATGATAAGGAATTGGCTCAATCAGGGCTATGCGGTGATTGCCGATAGGTACCTTTATTCGAACATTGCATTTCAGTGTGCCAAACTAACAGATCTGGCTGAGAAGAAAAAACTGGCTCATTGGATCAAAGACCTGGAGTATAATCATTATAAAATACCTGTTCCGGATTTAAACTTGTTTTTAAAAGTACCCTTCGAATTTACGCGTAACAGTCTTTTAAATAAGCGCAATGGCAGCGACCGCGATTACCTTCTCGGTAATCAGGATATCCATGAGGCAGATCTTGAATTTCAAAAGAAGGTACGCGAAGTTTATCTTTGGCAGATAAAGGAAAATTCCGATTTTCTGGAAATAGACTGCACCGATCAGGCTCACAACATGCTCAAACCACAGGAAGTGTTTTCGAAAATAAAATCACAAATCGACCAGACTTTAGACCAGACAAAACTCAAAAAATCCACCTAA
- the folP gene encoding dihydropteroate synthase: MAKDTFFYKKRTIRCNSRIIELDKPLVMGILNLTPDSFYDGGKYTTPKSLHRHLDQMITDGADIIDVGGYSSRPGAADVPQNIELERIEPALEFIRTRYPDAIISIDTFRAGVASALIEKYKVDLINDITAGIIEPEILDVVAENQVAYIAMHMQGTPQNMQQAPHYEHIVTDIIDFFSNRLAVLQQKKINDIVIDPGFGFGKTLDQNYQLLAGLDNFRIFEFPVLAGLSRKSMIYKQLGSGPEDALAGTIALNTIALQMGTSILRVHDVKEAKHTIDICEKLKAESEKSINLLTSLKR, from the coding sequence ATGGCTAAAGATACATTTTTTTACAAAAAACGCACAATTCGCTGCAACAGCAGGATTATTGAGCTGGACAAACCCCTTGTAATGGGTATACTCAATCTTACACCCGATTCGTTTTACGATGGAGGGAAATATACCACGCCTAAGAGTTTACACCGGCACCTCGACCAAATGATTACAGACGGTGCCGACATCATCGATGTGGGGGGATATTCTTCTCGTCCCGGAGCCGCTGATGTGCCACAAAATATAGAACTCGAGCGCATTGAGCCGGCGTTGGAATTCATCCGTACACGTTATCCGGATGCTATTATTTCCATCGATACTTTTCGCGCCGGTGTGGCTTCCGCTTTGATAGAAAAGTACAAAGTTGACCTTATTAACGACATTACAGCCGGAATAATCGAACCTGAAATTCTCGATGTAGTAGCCGAAAATCAAGTAGCCTATATTGCCATGCACATGCAGGGAACTCCTCAGAATATGCAACAGGCTCCGCATTACGAGCACATTGTAACAGATATTATCGATTTCTTTTCGAACCGTTTGGCTGTGCTTCAACAAAAGAAAATAAACGACATTGTGATCGATCCGGGCTTTGGTTTTGGAAAAACCCTCGACCAGAATTATCAACTACTAGCAGGGCTAGATAATTTTCGGATATTCGAATTTCCGGTTTTAGCAGGTCTATCGCGAAAATCGATGATTTACAAACAACTTGGCTCCGGACCTGAAGATGCGCTTGCCGGCACCATTGCTTTGAATACGATTGCCCTTCAAATGGGCACCTCCATTTTGAGGGTGCACGATGTGAAGGAGGCAAAGCATACCATTGATATTTGTGAAAAACTAAAGGCTGAGTCGGAAAAAAGCATTAATTTGCTCACCTCCTTAAAAAGATAA
- a CDS encoding DUF1015 domain-containing protein — translation MAKVKPFKGLRPPVKIAADLACLPYDVMNSSEATAMAKGKDCSLLHVTRAEIDCPPGTDIHSVEVYEKSVESFKLFLKNGWLVQDPEPRFYIYAQTMNKHTQYGIVGCASCEDYEKGVIKKHELTRPDKEEDRMILTRHLSANVEPVFFSYKAVPEIDAIVEEVVLTQKAEYSFIAEDGFGHQFWVINEESKNKQIERLFQEKVPSTYVADGHHRTAAAARIGAERAAANPNHTGSEEYNFFMAVHFPDNQLNIIDYNRLVKDLNGLTVQEFIHALKSGFKIEKMGLEVFKPARLHEIAMYVEGNWYSLQAKEGTFNDEDVIDCLDVTLLSKMILDPILGIKDLRNSRRIDFVGGIRGLKVLQERVDNGEMIIAFALFPVSMKQLIDIADSGNIMPPKTTWFEPKLRSGLVIHLLD, via the coding sequence ATGGCTAAAGTAAAACCATTTAAAGGACTACGTCCGCCGGTAAAGATTGCAGCTGACCTTGCATGTCTGCCTTATGATGTAATGAACAGCAGTGAGGCTACGGCTATGGCGAAAGGTAAAGATTGTTCGCTTTTGCATGTAACAAGAGCCGAGATTGATTGTCCACCAGGAACAGATATACACTCCGTTGAAGTATATGAAAAATCGGTCGAAAGCTTTAAACTATTTTTAAAAAATGGATGGCTGGTGCAGGATCCGGAACCCAGATTCTATATCTATGCACAAACCATGAACAAGCATACACAGTATGGTATTGTAGGCTGCGCAAGTTGCGAGGATTACGAAAAGGGAGTGATAAAAAAACATGAACTAACCAGACCCGATAAAGAGGAGGACCGGATGATTCTAACCCGACATCTGAGCGCTAATGTCGAACCTGTATTTTTTTCTTATAAAGCAGTACCTGAAATTGATGCCATTGTAGAGGAAGTTGTTCTCACACAGAAGGCTGAATATAGTTTTATTGCGGAAGATGGTTTTGGGCATCAGTTCTGGGTAATCAATGAAGAAAGTAAAAACAAGCAAATTGAACGCCTGTTTCAAGAAAAAGTTCCATCGACCTATGTAGCCGACGGACATCATCGTACAGCAGCTGCAGCGCGCATTGGAGCCGAACGTGCAGCAGCTAATCCCAATCACACAGGTTCCGAGGAGTATAATTTTTTCATGGCCGTACACTTCCCCGATAATCAATTGAATATTATTGATTATAACCGTTTGGTGAAGGATCTGAATGGGCTTACTGTTCAGGAGTTTATCCATGCACTAAAGTCAGGATTTAAGATTGAGAAAATGGGTTTAGAAGTATTTAAGCCAGCCCGATTGCACGAAATTGCTATGTATGTCGAAGGAAACTGGTACTCGCTTCAGGCCAAAGAAGGCACTTTTAACGATGAGGATGTAATCGATTGTTTGGATGTGACTTTGTTATCTAAAATGATTCTCGATCCGATATTGGGTATCAAAGACCTTCGAAACTCCAGGCGAATTGATTTTGTAGGTGGTATTCGCGGATTGAAAGTTCTTCAGGAACGGGTCGACAACGGAGAAATGATAATAGCTTTTGCCCTGTTCCCAGTGAGTATGAAGCAGCTGATTGATATTGCCGACTCGGGCAACATTATGCCACCCAAAACCACCTGGTTCGAACCCAAACTTCGGAGTGGGCTGGTAATTCATCTGCTTGATTAA